The following coding sequences are from one Clostridioides difficile ATCC 9689 = DSM 1296 window:
- the brnQ gene encoding branched-chain amino acid transport system II carrier protein, protein MGKTKDVIVFGFALFAMFFGAGNLIFPPYLGIITGPEWLIAFLGFTFADAGLALLAVMATAKFDGNVVEMFKRCGMKLGILIGCADILCIGPFLAIPRTGATTYEMGIMPLFGTSIPVLLFCILFFAISYVLTIRPSKVVDIVGQFLTPALLIALAFIIIKGIISPLGDIVDKPMIPNVFAEGIGQGYQTMDAFAAIALASVLIVSLNDKGYSTISDKLKMIGKAGVLACGGLALVYGGLCFLGATVSTMYGTDAVQSQVIVNITEGLLGNVGKAILAVVVSLACLTTSIGLTSATGQYFSRLTKGKLSYEKIVLAVSVFSAVVASFGVGTIIKIASPILSIVYPPSIVLIILAFFNEKIKNDNVYKGAVYMSLLVSILTVISSYGVAVPVVNSLPLNSLGFNWVVPVIIAGIIGNFIPSKSQSNTLGTN, encoded by the coding sequence ATGGGTAAGACCAAGGATGTTATAGTATTTGGATTTGCGTTATTTGCAATGTTCTTTGGAGCAGGTAACTTAATATTTCCACCTTACTTGGGAATAATTACAGGTCCAGAATGGTTAATTGCCTTCTTAGGATTTACGTTTGCTGATGCTGGATTGGCACTTCTAGCAGTAATGGCTACAGCTAAATTCGATGGAAACGTAGTTGAAATGTTTAAAAGATGTGGTATGAAGTTAGGAATTCTTATAGGTTGTGCAGATATTTTATGTATAGGACCATTCTTAGCTATACCAAGAACAGGTGCAACAACTTATGAAATGGGTATAATGCCTTTGTTTGGAACTTCAATTCCAGTGTTATTATTCTGTATACTTTTTTTTGCGATTTCATATGTACTAACAATAAGACCTTCTAAGGTCGTAGATATAGTTGGACAGTTTTTAACTCCAGCTCTTCTAATAGCTTTAGCATTTATAATTATAAAAGGTATTATATCACCTCTTGGAGATATAGTAGATAAACCTATGATACCTAATGTATTTGCAGAAGGTATAGGTCAAGGATATCAGACAATGGATGCTTTTGCAGCAATAGCACTTGCATCAGTGCTAATAGTATCTTTAAATGATAAAGGATATTCTACTATTAGTGACAAGTTGAAAATGATTGGTAAGGCGGGTGTTCTTGCTTGTGGAGGATTAGCTCTAGTTTATGGAGGATTATGTTTCCTTGGGGCAACTGTATCAACAATGTATGGAACAGATGCAGTACAATCACAAGTAATAGTAAATATAACTGAAGGATTGCTTGGAAATGTTGGGAAAGCGATTTTAGCAGTAGTAGTATCATTAGCATGTTTAACTACATCTATAGGTCTTACATCTGCCACAGGTCAATATTTCTCTAGACTTACAAAAGGTAAATTGAGTTATGAAAAAATAGTATTAGCTGTATCTGTATTCAGTGCAGTAGTAGCATCTTTTGGTGTTGGAACTATAATAAAGATAGCATCTCCTATACTAAGTATAGTTTATCCACCATCAATTGTTTTAATAATTTTAGCTTTCTTCAATGAAAAAATTAAGAATGATAATGTATACAAAGGAGCAGTATATATGTCATTGCTTGTAAGTATACTAACAGTTATATCTAGTTATGGAGTAGCTGTTCCAGTAGTAAATTCTTTACCTCTTAATTCATTAGGATTTAACTGGGTGGTGCCAGTTATAATAGCTGGAATAATTGGTAATTTTATACCATCAAAGAGTCAATCTAATACACTTGGAACAAACTAA
- the brnQ gene encoding branched-chain amino acid transport system II carrier protein: MGEKQINFKDVIVIGFALFAMFFGAGNLIFPPYLGVLSGSSWLVAFIGFLFADGGLALLAVIAATKFNGDTSKMFSRAGKGLSIALGCAMVICIGPLLAIPRTAATTYEMGILPTIGSGISPVIFSIVFFALVLVLTIRPSKVVDIVGSILTPALLIALAVLIVKGIVSPLGEIRDSSLIQNVFAEGITQGYQTMDALAASVFASIIIMSVIAKGYTGEKEKMKATISAGVIAVIGMALVYGGLCYLGATVSQQYGQDVQQTALIVAITAALLGTTGKILLAIIVALACLTTAIGLSSAAGQYFSTLTDGKLKYEHIVIVVCVFSAIISNFGVSTIIQFSSPILSMVYPATITLVILALFSNKIKNNNVFKCAAYMALLVSVLTVATSFGVKIPLVNSLPFASLGFNWIVPVVIAGIIGNFIPSKSSKTA; encoded by the coding sequence ATGGGTGAGAAACAAATCAATTTTAAAGATGTAATTGTAATTGGATTTGCACTATTTGCAATGTTTTTTGGTGCAGGGAACTTAATCTTCCCTCCATATCTAGGAGTTTTATCTGGAAGTAGTTGGCTAGTAGCTTTCATAGGATTCCTTTTTGCAGATGGTGGTTTGGCATTATTAGCAGTTATAGCAGCAACTAAGTTCAATGGAGACACATCGAAGATGTTCTCAAGAGCAGGCAAAGGATTAAGTATTGCATTAGGATGTGCAATGGTAATCTGTATAGGGCCACTTTTAGCAATACCTAGAACAGCAGCAACAACTTATGAAATGGGTATATTACCTACAATAGGTTCTGGAATAAGCCCAGTAATATTCTCTATAGTATTCTTTGCTCTAGTATTGGTTTTAACAATAAGACCATCAAAAGTTGTAGATATAGTTGGGTCAATATTAACTCCAGCTTTACTTATAGCTTTGGCAGTATTAATAGTTAAAGGTATCGTATCTCCATTAGGAGAAATAAGAGACAGTTCTTTAATACAAAATGTATTTGCAGAAGGTATAACTCAAGGTTATCAAACAATGGATGCATTGGCAGCTAGTGTATTTGCATCAATTATAATCATGTCAGTAATAGCTAAAGGTTATACAGGTGAGAAAGAAAAGATGAAAGCCACAATAAGTGCAGGTGTAATTGCAGTAATAGGAATGGCATTAGTTTATGGTGGATTATGTTATCTTGGAGCAACTGTGTCTCAACAATATGGACAAGATGTTCAACAAACAGCTTTAATAGTTGCAATAACAGCAGCTTTACTTGGAACTACAGGTAAAATTTTATTGGCTATTATAGTTGCATTAGCATGTTTAACAACAGCTATAGGTCTTTCTTCAGCAGCTGGTCAATATTTCTCAACACTTACAGATGGAAAATTAAAGTATGAGCATATAGTTATAGTAGTTTGTGTATTTAGTGCAATCATATCAAACTTTGGAGTAAGTACAATAATACAATTCTCTTCTCCTATACTAAGTATGGTATATCCAGCAACTATAACTCTAGTTATACTAGCATTATTTAGTAATAAAATTAAAAATAACAACGTGTTCAAATGTGCTGCATACATGGCATTATTAGTAAGTGTATTAACAGTTGCAACAAGTTTTGGTGTAAAAATTCCTCTAGTTAATAGCTTACCATTTGCTTCATTAGGATTTAACTGGATAGTTCCAGTTGTAATAGCAGGAATAATAGGAAACTTTATTCCATCTAAAAGCAGTAAAACTGCATAA